In the genome of Caldisphaera lagunensis DSM 15908, the window ATAGCTTTATTATTGTATTTTCCATACTTATAGCATATTACCTAGACATGAAAATATCTGCATCCTATCTTGGGGTTATGGGGGCATTAATTAACATATTATCAGGTTTAATAAGTATGTGGGTAGGTATAATTGCTGATAGAAGAGGAGTTCATGCAAAATTAATGCTTTTAGGATATGCCTTGATTGGATTATCAATTATTTTATATGCAATATCATTCTTATATATAAAATATGATTTAATATTCATAGCAATTGCATCAATATTTTTAGGAACAGGCTTGTCTTTTTATCATCCTTTAGGCGGGTCAATATTACAACACACATTTGACCCTAGGGATTCACCTAGAGCTCTTGGAATTAATGGTTCTTTTGGCAGTATAGGGAGAGCATTATTTCCGGTTATATTGGTATTCACAATAAATTATTTAGGAGGCCCATTAGCTCTTTCTATTATTGGTATTTACACATTTATTATTGGATTTATTGTATTCTATGGATTAAATCCAATAAAAATAGAATATAAAATAAATAAGGATTCAACCAATAAGGTTTCATTAAGCTCTTATTATTATGTTTTGATACCTTTAGCAATAGTTATATTTATTAGGGCAATGTTTATTTCAGGTGTACAAACATATGTGCCAACATACTTATCTCATTTACTTAATTCAAAAGAAATAATGAGCATTATTTTAACTGTTTCATATGCAACAGCAATATTTGGTCAACCGTATTTTGGAAAATTAACTGGAGATATTGGGGGAAGGAAAGTAGTGTTTTTAACAACTATTTTAGCTACATTATTTTATATTGGATTTTTATTAATTAAAATTAAAATAATTATGGCTCTTATGTTTGTATTATTTTCACTTTTTGCATTTAGTGGATTCCCTGTTTTATTAGGTTATGTAGGTCAAATAGTAGATAGAAATGTTTCAGCACAAGCCAATTCGTTGATATGGGGGATTGGTAATACAATAGGAGGTGCTATAGGTATTTTAATAGGGGGGTTATTATTAAATAAAATAGGTTTCTATAATGATATGTTAATTTTCGCAATAATAGCTGTAATATCAACGGCTTTATTACCATTAATACCAAGTAAGAGAAAATAAATTTATGGTACA includes:
- a CDS encoding MFS transporter, translating into MDNKRRALIYTSLGHFLNDSFIIVFSILIAYYLDMKISASYLGVMGALINILSGLISMWVGIIADRRGVHAKLMLLGYALIGLSIILYAISFLYIKYDLIFIAIASIFLGTGLSFYHPLGGSILQHTFDPRDSPRALGINGSFGSIGRALFPVILVFTINYLGGPLALSIIGIYTFIIGFIVFYGLNPIKIEYKINKDSTNKVSLSSYYYVLIPLAIVIFIRAMFISGVQTYVPTYLSHLLNSKEIMSIILTVSYATAIFGQPYFGKLTGDIGGRKVVFLTTILATLFYIGFLLIKIKIIMALMFVLFSLFAFSGFPVLLGYVGQIVDRNVSAQANSLIWGIGNTIGGAIGILIGGLLLNKIGFYNDMLIFAIIAVISTALLPLIPSKRK